A window of Infirmifilum lucidum contains these coding sequences:
- a CDS encoding carbohydrate ABC transporter permease, which translates to MRIRVESIGLYLGIALVLLWTLTPIYWIANVSLRAGLEVYEAFSPKITFENYVKLFQEGFERYLVNTVYLAFLSTAISLALAVPASYAISRLALNEYFRRGFLAWTLFARTIPPIVLILPIYVMFASMKLLDNLNAVAMAYQIYTLPFALWTLIGFFRAVPKEVEEAALVDGAGPLTILVRVMLPIVAPGLVATAIFCLLMTWNEFLYAVILLQSLKNYTVPLVIASYISEWGVKWGEMAAAGIISSLPMLLFTGYVQKYLVLGFMKK; encoded by the coding sequence ATGAGGATTAGGGTCGAGAGTATAGGGCTGTACCTGGGGATAGCGCTCGTGCTCTTGTGGACGCTAACGCCGATATACTGGATTGCAAACGTTTCACTGAGGGCGGGGCTGGAAGTCTACGAGGCTTTCTCCCCGAAGATAACTTTCGAGAACTACGTCAAGCTATTCCAGGAAGGGTTCGAGCGGTACCTGGTGAACACGGTATACCTGGCTTTCCTCTCAACTGCGATTTCCCTCGCACTCGCGGTTCCAGCATCTTACGCCATTTCACGCCTGGCTCTAAACGAGTATTTTAGGCGTGGCTTCCTGGCGTGGACGCTATTCGCCAGGACAATACCCCCTATAGTCCTGATACTTCCCATCTACGTGATGTTCGCGTCCATGAAGCTCCTGGACAACCTGAACGCTGTAGCCATGGCCTACCAGATATACACGCTCCCCTTCGCGCTATGGACTCTCATAGGCTTCTTCAGAGCTGTCCCGAAGGAAGTGGAGGAGGCGGCGCTCGTCGACGGTGCCGGGCCTCTAACTATACTAGTTAGGGTCATGCTCCCAATAGTTGCCCCGGGACTGGTGGCAACCGCTATCTTCTGCCTGCTGATGACCTGGAACGAGTTCCTCTACGCTGTAATCCTGCTACAGAGCTTGAAGAACTACACAGTGCCGCTGGTCATCGCCAGCTACATATCGGAGTGGGGGGTTAAGTGGGGCGAGATGGCCGCAGCCGGGATTATATCCTCGCTTC
- a CDS encoding carbohydrate ABC transporter permease has product MRQKIAVFLILPSLLLLAFLTVYPILGVFYYSLHAYNLVSGEFKFTGLNEYLSLLKDDVFSVSVWNTVLFSLMATFAQTLLGLGVAVLVNQRVRGKNYIVPLLVLPNMFSVVVVSSMWKLMMDYDTGLLNYILRFLGLPPQAWLTSFELALPSIVLIDTWQWTPVCFLIFYAGLQSIPRDLYEAATLDGASPFRTFRSITLPLLKPYIALVLLLRSIDTFRLFDKVYLLTGGGPAHATETISLYIFKSGLVFWEVGKASAASFVMLVIILSLSALYVREVILK; this is encoded by the coding sequence TTGCGCCAGAAAATAGCTGTTTTTCTAATTCTCCCTTCTCTCCTGCTCCTAGCCTTCCTGACCGTATACCCGATACTAGGGGTGTTTTACTACTCGCTCCACGCCTACAACCTAGTGTCAGGCGAGTTCAAGTTTACGGGGTTAAACGAGTACTTGAGCCTCCTGAAGGACGATGTATTTTCAGTAAGTGTCTGGAATACCGTTCTCTTCTCGCTAATGGCGACATTTGCCCAAACTCTCCTAGGCCTGGGCGTAGCAGTCCTCGTAAACCAGAGAGTGAGAGGGAAGAACTATATAGTCCCGCTCCTAGTTCTGCCGAACATGTTCTCGGTTGTGGTCGTCAGCTCAATGTGGAAGCTGATGATGGACTACGACACTGGCCTCCTAAACTATATACTACGCTTCCTAGGCTTGCCTCCACAGGCGTGGCTTACAAGCTTCGAGCTTGCACTGCCGAGCATAGTCCTGATAGACACGTGGCAGTGGACGCCCGTGTGTTTCCTCATCTTCTACGCTGGGCTGCAGTCCATACCGAGGGATCTCTACGAGGCCGCAACGCTCGACGGGGCTTCTCCCTTTAGAACCTTTAGGAGCATTACGTTGCCACTCTTAAAGCCTTACATAGCGCTGGTACTGCTTCTGAGGAGCATTGACACCTTCAGACTATTCGATAAAGTCTACCTCCTCACGGGTGGCGGGCCAGCGCACGCCACCGAGACGATATCCCTCTACATATTCAAGTCGGGGCTTGTGTTCTGGGAAGTAGGGAAAGCGTCTGCCGCATCATTCGTAATGCTTGTGATCATCCTGTCTCTGAGCGCCCTCTACGTGCGGGAGGTGATTCTGAAATGA
- a CDS encoding extracellular solute-binding protein yields the protein MATRRDFLKLAALGAGAFILGFSGGYLYGSSRPPTAITPAAKVYSLSLLGRDAEHNDINSAVIDFFTRENPNYKVDYTPLAYSPLYDKIVLTLQQGSSAVDLVYMDDPWIPQFGEAGWLVDIESLAKEAGVTLDLGDFPKVLIDVGRHPYKTGKLVAFPQMGNVQIFAYRRDVFDKLGLAEPKTWTDVLNACEKIKVSGLVEYPIAFRGVKGNPVATAFQPILYAFGGKIVSDDLKKSALDSKAVEALEFLLQLKKYAPPGVENFNTPDVRDRLVGGRIAMSTETWPGWIKDADNPAVSKVPGLLAYTVTPGERERPSPLLGVWYWGINVASQNKVAALNYILYTTSARMQKLMAIYKGLPPVRSSVGNDKEVIGLRRWVAVQVKSLETAVPRPRTPLWPKIEDIFGSYVNQVLAGKISPADAVAKASEEIDRVLAGG from the coding sequence ATGGCAACAAGAAGAGACTTCCTCAAGCTAGCGGCCCTAGGCGCAGGGGCCTTTATCCTCGGCTTCAGCGGGGGCTACCTCTACGGTTCATCCCGCCCACCTACAGCAATTACACCCGCTGCTAAGGTTTATTCCCTCTCGCTCCTTGGCAGGGACGCAGAGCACAACGATATTAACTCTGCTGTTATAGACTTCTTCACTAGGGAGAACCCGAACTATAAAGTTGACTATACACCCCTCGCTTACAGCCCACTATACGACAAGATTGTCTTGACGCTCCAGCAAGGTTCTAGTGCAGTAGACCTCGTATACATGGACGACCCCTGGATACCGCAGTTCGGCGAGGCGGGCTGGCTCGTAGACATCGAGTCGCTCGCGAAAGAGGCAGGCGTAACTCTTGATCTCGGCGATTTCCCGAAGGTACTGATAGACGTGGGGAGGCACCCGTACAAGACAGGCAAGCTCGTAGCGTTCCCGCAGATGGGTAACGTCCAAATCTTTGCTTACAGGAGAGACGTGTTCGACAAACTTGGCTTGGCAGAGCCGAAGACCTGGACTGATGTTCTTAATGCCTGCGAGAAGATAAAGGTTTCTGGTCTCGTAGAGTACCCTATAGCTTTTAGAGGGGTTAAGGGCAACCCCGTTGCCACGGCTTTCCAGCCGATACTGTATGCCTTCGGCGGCAAGATAGTCTCGGACGATTTGAAGAAGAGCGCCCTAGACTCCAAGGCTGTAGAAGCCCTCGAATTCTTACTCCAGCTTAAAAAGTATGCTCCCCCGGGTGTCGAGAACTTCAATACTCCAGATGTCCGCGACCGTCTAGTAGGCGGTAGGATAGCGATGAGTACCGAGACCTGGCCTGGCTGGATTAAGGACGCAGATAACCCTGCAGTTAGTAAGGTTCCAGGACTACTGGCGTACACCGTGACGCCGGGGGAGAGGGAGAGACCCTCACCTTTGCTGGGAGTGTGGTATTGGGGTATTAATGTAGCTTCCCAGAATAAGGTCGCTGCTCTCAACTACATACTGTACACAACTAGCGCGCGCATGCAGAAGTTGATGGCTATATACAAGGGCTTGCCGCCGGTTAGGTCTAGTGTCGGCAACGACAAGGAAGTTATTGGGTTGAGAAGGTGGGTAGCAGTGCAGGTTAAGAGCCTCGAGACTGCGGTGCCCAGGCCCAGGACGCCGCTATGGCCTAAGATTGAAGACATATTCGGCAGCTACGTGAACCAGGTGCTCGCAGGGAAGATCAGCCCGGCAGACGCCGTTGCTAAAGCTTCAGAAGAGATAGACAGGGTCCTCGCTGGAGGATAG